One Myxococcaceae bacterium JPH2 DNA window includes the following coding sequences:
- a CDS encoding TetR/AcrR family transcriptional regulator, producing MNRPSTSQERVPVTPRGQRTRQKLLKAAESVFGEKGYERASIADITRKGGVALGTFYVYFPDKQSIFVEVVDELGARLRRLIAESTAACANRMDTEREGLRAFFQFARQHPNLYRVVRQAEFVDEACYRRYYDRFAKGYVRGLTRAMDDGEVRKMDAEALAYCLMGIGDFLGMRWVMWEEDPGLERVLDTAMSLIRHGLQAREEKSPPKKKQPLKNTLRPAARRPARGARS from the coding sequence ATGAATCGGCCTTCAACTTCCCAGGAGCGGGTTCCCGTCACGCCGCGAGGTCAGCGGACGCGGCAGAAGCTGCTCAAGGCCGCTGAGTCGGTCTTTGGTGAGAAGGGCTACGAGCGCGCGTCCATCGCGGACATCACGCGCAAGGGTGGGGTCGCGCTCGGGACGTTCTACGTGTACTTCCCGGACAAGCAGTCCATCTTCGTCGAGGTGGTGGACGAGCTGGGCGCGCGGCTGCGGCGGCTCATCGCCGAGTCCACCGCGGCCTGCGCCAACCGCATGGACACCGAGCGCGAGGGATTGCGCGCGTTCTTCCAGTTCGCGCGCCAGCACCCGAACCTCTACCGCGTGGTGCGCCAGGCCGAGTTCGTGGACGAGGCCTGCTACCGCCGCTACTACGACCGCTTCGCCAAGGGCTACGTGCGCGGCCTCACGCGCGCCATGGACGACGGCGAAGTGCGGAAGATGGACGCCGAGGCCCTGGCGTACTGCCTGATGGGCATTGGCGACTTCCTGGGGATGCGCTGGGTGATGTGGGAGGAGGACCCGGGCCTCGAGCGCGTGCTCGACACGGCCATGTCCCTCATCCGCCACGGCCTCCAGGCCCGTGAAGAGAAGTCTCCGCCGAAGAAGAAGCAGCCGTTGAAGAACACCTTGCGTCCCGCCGCCCGCCGTCCGGCGCGCGGCGCCCGGAGCTGA
- a CDS encoding TraB/GumN family protein, translating to MKRPFPLKLLLLSVLLGVGCATAPRAVPDTTPEPKQRAMLWEVRSPSGATAYVVGSVHVAKDGQLELPGSMESAFSRADTLVVELDTTTLDKTEMQQLVQRHGMLPRGQRLSEHIEPETNALLVPALLRVGIPRSTLEPMRPWLVSLTLTTVGLMRAGYDGNKGVDQTFLKRAHAASDSGLRGKDIIPLETAEQQVMLLAGVPEALQDLMLREQLQNDEEQTTAYFEKMMGLWNEGDATGLAAMIFPSSADPKYQPVYEEVYFKRNERMAHRLDGLLREPPRTHFVVVGAGHVVGPRGIPALLKARGYEVRQLGRD from the coding sequence ATGAAGCGTCCGTTTCCCCTGAAGCTCCTGCTGCTCTCCGTGCTGCTCGGCGTGGGCTGCGCCACCGCGCCGCGCGCCGTGCCGGACACCACGCCCGAACCCAAGCAGCGGGCCATGCTGTGGGAGGTGAGGAGCCCCAGCGGCGCCACCGCCTACGTGGTCGGCTCCGTGCACGTCGCCAAGGACGGACAGCTCGAGCTGCCGGGCTCCATGGAGAGCGCCTTCTCGCGCGCGGACACGCTCGTGGTGGAGCTGGACACCACCACGCTCGACAAGACCGAGATGCAGCAGCTCGTGCAGCGCCACGGCATGCTGCCGCGAGGCCAGCGCCTGTCGGAGCACATCGAGCCCGAGACGAACGCGCTGCTCGTCCCCGCGCTCTTGCGCGTGGGCATCCCCCGCTCGACCTTGGAGCCCATGCGGCCGTGGCTCGTGTCACTCACGCTCACCACGGTGGGGCTGATGCGCGCGGGCTATGACGGGAACAAGGGCGTGGACCAGACCTTCTTGAAGCGCGCGCACGCCGCCTCGGACTCGGGGCTGCGCGGCAAGGACATCATCCCGCTGGAGACCGCCGAGCAGCAGGTCATGCTCCTCGCGGGAGTGCCCGAAGCGCTCCAGGACCTGATGCTCCGCGAGCAGTTGCAGAACGACGAAGAGCAGACCACCGCCTACTTCGAGAAGATGATGGGCCTGTGGAATGAAGGGGATGCGACGGGACTGGCCGCGATGATCTTCCCCTCGTCCGCGGATCCGAAGTACCAGCCCGTCTACGAAGAGGTGTACTTCAAGCGCAACGAGCGCATGGCGCATCGGCTCGATGGCCTGCTGCGCGAGCCACCGCGCACGCACTTCGTCGTGGTGGGCGCGGGCCACGTGGTGGGGCCGCGAGGGATTCCCGCGCTGCTCAAGGCGCGGGGCTACGAGGTGCGCCAGCTCGGGCGCGACTGA
- a CDS encoding NAD(P)-dependent oxidoreductase produces MTSLKGKTLFITGASRGIGKAIALRAARDGANIAIIAKTTEPHPKLPGTIYTAAEEIEQAGGKALPCAVDIRDEQAVAAAVAKTVETFGGIDILVNNASAISLTGTLETPMKRYDLMHGINTRGTFVCSQACLPHLKRASNPHILNNSPPLNMEPRWFGPHVAYTMAKFGMSMCVLGMAEELQSDGIAVNAIWPRTVIATAAVQNLLGGDETIRGCRSPEIMADAAYAILTKPSREFTGNFCIDEDVLRGVGVTNFDKYQMVPGAELLPDYFI; encoded by the coding sequence GTGACGAGCCTCAAAGGAAAGACCCTCTTCATCACCGGCGCGAGCCGGGGCATCGGCAAGGCCATCGCCCTGCGCGCGGCGCGTGATGGCGCGAACATCGCCATCATCGCCAAGACGACCGAGCCGCACCCGAAGCTGCCTGGCACCATCTACACGGCGGCCGAGGAGATTGAGCAGGCGGGAGGCAAGGCCCTGCCCTGCGCCGTGGACATCCGCGACGAGCAGGCCGTGGCCGCCGCCGTGGCGAAGACGGTGGAGACGTTCGGCGGCATCGACATCCTGGTGAACAACGCGAGCGCCATCAGCCTCACGGGCACGCTGGAGACGCCCATGAAGCGCTATGACCTCATGCACGGCATCAACACGCGCGGCACGTTCGTCTGCTCGCAGGCGTGTCTGCCGCACCTGAAGCGCGCCAGCAATCCGCACATCCTCAACAACTCGCCGCCGCTCAACATGGAGCCCCGCTGGTTCGGGCCTCACGTCGCGTACACCATGGCGAAGTTCGGCATGAGCATGTGCGTGCTCGGCATGGCGGAGGAGCTCCAGTCCGACGGCATCGCGGTCAACGCCATCTGGCCGCGCACCGTCATCGCGACCGCCGCCGTGCAGAACCTGCTGGGCGGCGACGAGACCATCCGCGGCTGCCGCAGCCCGGAGATCATGGCGGACGCCGCCTACGCCATCCTCACCAAGCCCAGCCGCGAGTTCACCGGCAACTTCTGCATCGACGAGGACGTGCTGCGCGGCGTGGGCGTCACCAACTTCGACAAGTACCAGATGGTCCCCGGGGCCGAGCTGCTCCCCGACTACTTCATCTGA
- a CDS encoding DUF2239 family protein codes for MDAPPLPDCTAFAGPRRIASGDLLRVALRTKEVLDQGEQAPVLIFDETTSEPIDVDFRGAADEVAKRLTERFGARPPPEPRPETPRGPGRPKLGVVAREVTLLPRHWEWLSSQPGGASVTLRKLVEEARRTNAGKDRIRQAQEATYRFMQAMAGNLVGFEEATRALFASNPQRFDSLIHTWPADIQVHARKLAAPAFQTTAASETPT; via the coding sequence ATGGACGCACCCCCACTCCCTGACTGTACGGCCTTCGCTGGGCCGCGCCGCATCGCCTCGGGTGACTTGCTGCGCGTGGCCCTGAGGACGAAGGAGGTCCTCGACCAGGGGGAGCAGGCCCCCGTCCTCATCTTCGATGAGACGACCAGCGAGCCCATCGACGTGGACTTCCGAGGCGCGGCCGATGAGGTGGCGAAACGCCTGACCGAGCGATTCGGCGCGAGGCCCCCACCGGAGCCCCGGCCGGAGACGCCCCGAGGCCCGGGCCGCCCGAAGCTGGGCGTGGTGGCCCGCGAGGTCACCCTGCTCCCCCGCCACTGGGAATGGCTGAGCAGCCAGCCCGGCGGCGCGTCCGTCACCCTCCGCAAGCTGGTGGAGGAAGCCCGGCGCACGAACGCGGGCAAGGACCGGATCCGCCAGGCGCAGGAGGCCACCTACCGCTTCATGCAGGCCATGGCGGGCAACCTCGTGGGCTTCGAGGAAGCCACCCGGGCCCTCTTCGCCAGCAACCCGCAGCGCTTCGACTCCCTCATCCACACCTGGCCCGCAGACATCCAGGTGCATGCCCGCAAGCTCGCGGCGCCTGCGTTCCAGACCACCGCGGCATCGGAGACCCCAACGTGA
- a CDS encoding MATE family efflux transporter, whose product MTPSSPPTWKTFLAFLGPLMLSNVLQSLSGTLNNVYLGQMLGVQALAAVTAFFPVLFFFISFIIGLGAGASVLIGQAYGARNPERVKAIAGTALSVTLVAGFVVALFGGAFTHMLLTSLGTPANILPDATAYARVMLLSMPAMFTFLLLTAMMRGVGDTVTPLFALILATVIGLLVTPALIRGWAGLPALGVRAGAYASVISTFVTVTWLAFYMRRRKHPLAPDATLARHMWIDWSILKTVLRIGVPSGVQMIVLSLSELAVLSLVNRFGSDATAAYGAVTQVLSYVQFPAISITITVSVFGAQAIGGGHVDRLGGITRTGVLLNLVVTGGLVALTSLGARTIVGFFITSPEVVEMAVGLLHIVLWSSVIFGLAGVFSGMMRASGTVMVPTLISVFAILAVEVPVAYVLSGRMGLNGIWTAYPVAFATMLILQATYYRMVWSRRAITRLV is encoded by the coding sequence GTGACGCCCTCGTCGCCCCCTACGTGGAAGACGTTCCTCGCCTTCCTCGGCCCCTTGATGTTGAGCAACGTCCTGCAATCCCTCTCGGGCACCCTGAACAATGTCTATCTGGGCCAGATGCTCGGGGTGCAGGCGCTCGCCGCGGTGACGGCGTTCTTCCCGGTCCTGTTCTTCTTCATCTCGTTCATCATCGGCCTGGGCGCGGGCGCCTCGGTGCTCATCGGACAGGCCTACGGCGCGCGCAACCCCGAGCGGGTGAAGGCCATCGCGGGCACGGCGCTGTCGGTCACGCTGGTGGCGGGCTTCGTGGTGGCCCTCTTCGGCGGCGCGTTCACGCACATGCTGCTGACGTCGCTGGGCACGCCAGCCAACATCCTCCCCGACGCCACGGCCTACGCGCGGGTGATGCTGCTGTCCATGCCGGCGATGTTCACGTTCCTGCTCCTCACCGCGATGATGCGCGGCGTGGGGGACACCGTGACGCCCCTGTTCGCGCTCATCCTGGCCACGGTGATTGGCCTGCTCGTGACCCCGGCGCTCATCCGCGGCTGGGCCGGGCTTCCCGCCCTGGGTGTCCGCGCGGGCGCCTATGCCTCCGTCATCAGCACGTTCGTGACGGTCACCTGGCTGGCGTTCTACATGCGCCGGCGCAAGCACCCGCTGGCGCCGGACGCCACCCTCGCGCGCCACATGTGGATCGACTGGAGCATCCTCAAGACGGTGCTGCGCATCGGCGTGCCCAGCGGCGTGCAGATGATCGTGCTCTCGCTGTCGGAGCTGGCCGTGCTGTCGCTGGTCAACCGCTTCGGCTCGGACGCCACGGCGGCCTACGGCGCGGTCACCCAGGTCCTGAGCTACGTGCAGTTCCCGGCCATCTCCATCACCATCACCGTCTCCGTGTTCGGCGCGCAGGCCATTGGCGGCGGCCACGTGGACCGGCTGGGCGGAATCACCCGCACGGGCGTCCTGCTCAACCTGGTCGTCACCGGCGGACTCGTGGCGCTGACCTCGCTCGGCGCGCGCACCATCGTCGGGTTCTTCATCACCAGCCCGGAGGTGGTCGAGATGGCGGTGGGCCTGCTGCACATCGTCCTGTGGAGCTCCGTCATCTTCGGACTGGCCGGCGTGTTCTCCGGCATGATGCGCGCCAGCGGCACGGTGATGGTCCCCACCCTCATCTCCGTGTTCGCCATCCTCGCCGTCGAGGTCCCCGTCGCCTACGTGCTCAGCGGGCGCATGGGCCTCAACGGCATCTGGACGGCGTACCCGGTCGCGTTCGCCACCATGCTCATCCTGCAGGCCACGTACTACCGGATGGTGTGGAGCCGGCGCGCCATCACGCGGCTCGTCTAG